In one window of Henckelia pumila isolate YLH828 chromosome 1, ASM3356847v2, whole genome shotgun sequence DNA:
- the LOC140868843 gene encoding uncharacterized protein gives MLVAEPITWQQFRTAFLKQYFPAEVRIQKLSEFENLMQSSDMTVVEYTSKFNELRSYAPTIMEDDDLKLHRFKKGLSSRIQSALAVYQPANFADLMEAAIRAESDIKHHENDFRNKRHLTGQSSSNEKISKFPNQSGEFFKETYSAPNLQPIKQCPICNLRYEGECCRKTGACFNCGKLGHRMSNYPEFVNSWHHSESTEGS, from the coding sequence ATGTTAGTGGCTGAACCAATCACATGGCAACAGTTCCGTACTGCATTTTTGAAGCAGTACTTCCCAGCTGAGGTTCGTATACAGAAGCTGAGCGAATTTGAAAATCTCATGCAATCTTCAGATATGACAGTGGTGGAGTACACTTCTAAGTTCAATGAGCTCAGGTCTTACGCCCCAACTATTATGGAAGATGATGATCTGAAGTTGCACCGGTTCAAGAAGGGGTTAAGCAGTCGAATCCAGTCTGCATTAGCGGTTTATCAGCCTGCCAACTTTGCAGACTTGATGGAAGCGGCCATCCGAGCTGAATCGGATATCAAGCATCATGAGAATGACTTCCGCAACAAACGACATCTGACGGGCCAATCTTCTTCAAACGAGAAGATTTCCAAGTTTCCGAACCAGTCTGGTGAATTTTTCAAGGAAACTTATTCTGCTCCCAACCTCCAACCGATCAAGCAATGTCCTATCTGCAACCTCCGATACGAAGGGGAATGTTGTCGGAAAACTGGCGCTTGTTTCAACTGTGGCAAGTTAGGACACCGAATGTCTAATTACCCTGAATTTGTCAATTCCTGGCACCACTCAGAATCAACCGAAGGAAGCTAA